The Oryctolagus cuniculus chromosome 5, mOryCun1.1, whole genome shotgun sequence genome includes a region encoding these proteins:
- the H1-1 gene encoding histone H1.1 — protein MAETAPAVQAASAAPEKPAAAKKAKKPAKAGAAAAKKKPAGPSVSELIVQAVSTSSERSGVSLAALKKALAAAGYDVEKNNSRIKLGLKSLVSKGTLVQTKGTGASGSFKLNKKAAAGEAKAGAGKVVAKAKPTSASKKPKKAAGAVAKKVAKSPKKVKKPAAAAKKPSKSPKKPKVVKAKKVAKSPAKAKAVKPKAAKAKVTKPKTGAKPKKAAPKKK, from the coding sequence ATGGCTGAGACGGCGCCGGCCGTGCAGGCTGCATCCGCTGCCCCCGAGAAGCCTGCGGCTGCCAAGAAAGCCAAGAAACCCGCCAAGGCGGGAGCCGCTGCCGCTAAGAAGAAGCCCGCGGGCCCCTCGGTGTCGGAGCTCATCGTGCAGGCCGTCTCCACTTCCAGCGAGCGCAGCGGGGTGTCGCTGGCTGCGCTCAAGAAGGCGCTGGCGGCCGCCGGCTACGACGTGGAGAAGAACAACAGCCGCATCAAGCTGGGCCTCAAGAGCCTGGTGAGCAAGGGCACCCTGGTGCAGACCAAGGGCACCGGCGCCTCGGGCTCCTTCAAGCTCAACAAGAAGGCGGCGGCCGGCGAGGCTAAGGCCGGTGCCGGGAAGGTGGTGGCGAAAGCCAAGCCGACGAGCGCTTCCAAGAAGCCCAAAAAAGCCGCTGGGGCTGTGGCTAAGAAGGTCGCGAAGTCTCCGAAGAAGGTGAAGaagccggcggcggcggccaaaAAGCCCTCTAAGAGCCCCAAGAAGCCCAAAGTCGTCAAGGCTAAGAAAGTGGCTAAGAGCCCCGCCAAGGCCAAGGCGGTGAAGCCCAAGGCGGCCAAGGCGAAGGTGACAAAGCCGAAGACGGGTGCCAAGCCCAAGAAGGCAGCACCCAAGAAAAAGTAA
- the H3C1 gene encoding histone H3.1: MARTKQTARKSTGGKAPRKQLATKAARKSAPATGGVKKPHRYRPGTVALREIRRYQKSTELLIRKLPFQRLVREIAQDFKTDLRFQSSAVMALQEACEAYLVGLFEDTNLCAIHAKRVTIMPKDIQLARRIRGERA; encoded by the coding sequence ATGGCTCGCACGAAACAGACGGCACGCAAGTCGACAGGCGGCAAGGCGCCGCGCAAGCAGCTGGCCACCAAGGCGGCCCGCAAgagcgcgccggccacgggcGGCGTCAAGAAGCCGCACCGCTACCGGCCCGGCACGGTGGCGCTGCGCGAGATCCGGCGCTACCAGAAGTCCACCGAGCTGCTCATCCGCAAGCTGCCCTTCCAGCGCCTGGTGCGCGAGATCGCGCAGGACTTCAAGACGGACCTGCGCTTCCAGAGCTCGGCCGTCATGGCGCTGCAGGAGGCCTGCGAGGCCTACCTCGTCGGCCTCTTCGAGGACACCAACCTCTGCGCCATCCACGCCAAGCGTGTCACCATCATGCCCAAAGACATCCAGCTGGCGCGCCGCATCCGCGGGGAGCGGGCCTAA
- the LOC100349756 gene encoding histone H4 codes for MSGRGKGGKGLGKGGAKRHRKVLRDNIQGITKPAIRRLARRGGVKRISGLIYEETRGVLKVFLENVIRDAVTYTEHAKRKTVTAMDVVYALKRQGRTLYGFGG; via the coding sequence ATGTCTGGCCGCGGCAAGGGCGGGAAGGGCCTGGGCAAGGGCGGCGCCAAGCGCCACCGCAAGGTGCTGCGCGACAACATCCAGGGCATCACCAAGCCCGCCATCCGCCGCCTGGCCCGGCGCGGCGGCGTCAAGCGCATCTCGGGGCTCATCTACGAGGAGACCCGCGGCGTGCTCAAGGTCTTCCTCGAGAACGTCATCCGCGACGCCGTCACCTACACGGAGCACGCCAAGCGCAAGACGGTCACGGCCATGGACGTGGTCTACGCGCTCAAGCGCCAGGGGCGCACGCTCTACGGCTTCGGCGGCTGA
- the H3C2 gene encoding histone H3.1 gives MARTKQTARKSTGGKAPRKQLATKAARKSAPATGGVKKPHRYRPGTVALREIRRYQKSTELLIRKLPFQRLVREIAQDFKTDLRFQSSAVMALQEACEAYLVGLFEDTNLCAIHAKRVTIMPKDIQLARRIRGERA, from the coding sequence ATGGCTCGCACGAAGCAGACAGCGCGCAAGTCGACGGGCGGCAAGGCGCCGCGCAAGCAGCTGGCCACCAAGGCGGCCCGCAAgagcgcgccggccacgggcGGCGTCAAGAAGCCGCACCGCTACCGGCCCGGCACGGTGGCGCTGCGCGAGATCCGGCGCTACCAGAAGTCCACCGAGCTGCTCATCCGCAAGCTGCCCTTCCAGCGCCTGGTGCGCGAGATCGCGCAGGACTTCAAGACGGACCTGCGCTTCCAGAGCTCGGCCGTCATGGCGCTGCAGGAGGCCTGCGAGGCCTACCTCGTCGGCCTCTTCGAGGACACCAACCTCTGCGCCATCCACGCCAAGCGCGTCACCATCATGCCCAAAGACATCCAGCTGGCGCGCCGCATCCGCGGGGAGCGGGCCTAA
- the LOC100348485 gene encoding histone H2A type 1-E yields the protein MSGRGKQGGKARAKAKTRSSRAGLQFPVGRVHRLLRKGNYAERVGAGAPVYLAAVLEYLTAEILELAGNAARDNKKTRIIPRHLQLAIRNDEELNKLLGRVTIAQGGVLPNIQAVLLPKKTESHHKAKGK from the coding sequence ATGTCTGGACGCGGCAAGCAGGGCGGCAAGGCGCGCGCCAAGGCCAAGACCCGCTCCTCCAGGGCCGGGCTCCAGTTCCCCGTGGGCCGCGTGCACCGCCTGCTGCGCAAGGGCAACTACGCCGAGCGCGTGGGCGCCGGCGCCCCGGTGTACCTGGCGGCCGTGCTCGAGTACCTGACGGCCGAGATCCTGGAGCTGGCGGGCAACGCGGCGCGCGACAACAAGAAGACGCGCATCATCCCGCGCCACCTGCAGCTGGCCATCCGCAACGACGAGGAGCTCAACAAGCTGCTGGGCCGCGTCACCATCGCGCAGGGCGGCGTGCTGCCCAACATCCAGGCCGTGCTGCTGCCCAAGAAGACCGAGAGCCACCACAAGGCCAAGGGCAAGTGA